A section of the Maylandia zebra isolate NMK-2024a linkage group LG8, Mzebra_GT3a, whole genome shotgun sequence genome encodes:
- the LOC101478801 gene encoding glucagon receptor-like: protein MCINLDKNKVTIGKLSKIKKNKSATMDLTHNFIVLTCLLFLHPLKVEKVSAKVLEETYRKWVQYKEDCFNTIRNESLPQTGLFCNRTFDRYACWPDTPAGVMINISCPFYLPWYDKVSQGVVRRRCGYDGHWEREDNGQVWRDMTQCEEEKEVASQELWFKQLMVSFRMLYTVGYSLSLFTLITALIILLSFRKLHCTRNYIHANLFLSFILRAVAVIVKDTMLEHHWGREIMKPTDVSEMLSHQAAVGCRIAQVIMQYCVLANHYWFFGEAIYLYSVLIASVFIDSNKYLLYIYLGWGTPLLFVVPWVVAKMLKENKECWAVNENMNYWWIIRFPVLLASLINFLIFMKILKVIFSKLRASNPTHYTDYKLRLAKATLTLIPLFGIHEVIFVFATDEQTTGVLRYIKVFFTLFISSFQGFLVAVLYCFGNKEVQAELKRKVGRWRMATETVCCGQ, encoded by the exons ATGTGTATCAACCTAGACAAGAACAAGGTGACAATCGGGAAACTCAGCAAG ATAAAGAAGAACAAGTCTGCAACGATGGACCTTACTCACAACTTTATAGTGCTGACCTGCCTGCTGTTCCTCCACCCACTTAAG GTTGAAAAGGTGAGTGCTAAAGTTCTGGAGGAGACTTATCGAAAGTGGGTTCAGTACAAAGAAGACTGTTTCAACACGATAAGAAATGAGTCACTGCCTCAAA CGGGCTTGTTCTGTAACCGGACGTTTGACAGGTATGCCTGCTGGCCAGATACTCCTGCTGGTGTTATGATCAACATCTCATGCCCTTTCTACCTGCCCTGGTATGACAAAG TGTCCCAGGGTGTTGTGCGTAGGCGATGTGGATACGATGGCCactgggagagagaggacaatGGACAGGTGTGGAGGGATATGACACAATGTGAGGAGGAAAAAGAGGTTGCGTCTCAGGAG CTGTGGTTCAAACAGTTAATGGTGAGCTTCAGGATGCTGTACACCGTTGGCTATTCCTTGTCCCTCTTCACGCTTATAACAGCTCTCATCATTCTTCTAAGCTTTAG GAAACTGCATTGCACCAGAAACTACATTCACGCTAACCTCTTCCTGTCCTTCATCCTGCGAGCTGTAGCGGTCATTGTTAAAGACACAATGTTGGAACATCACTGGGGAAGAGAAATCATGAAGCCGACTGATGTGAGTGAGATGCTCAGTCATCAG GCTGCTGTTGGTTGCAGGATAGCACAGGTGATCATGCAGTACTGTGTCCTGGCCAATCATTATTGGTTCTTCGGAGAGGCTATTTATCTGTACTCAGTGCTTATTGCTTCAGTCTTCATTGACAGCAACAAATACCTACTTTACATCTATCTCGGTTGGG GAACTCCACTGTTGTTCGTTGTTCCCTGGGTGGTGGCGAAGatgttgaaagaaaacaaaga GTGTTGGGCTGTCAATGAGAACATGAACTACTGGTGGATTATTCGTTTCCCGGTTCTTTTAGCTTCACTT ATAAATTTTCTGATTTTCATGAAGATCCTGAAGGTCATATTTTCCAAATTGCGAGCCAGCAACCCAACTCATTACACCGATTACAAACTTCG gCTCGCCAAGGCAACTCTTACCCTCATTCCTCTGTTTGGAATTCATGAGGTGATTTTCGTCTTTGCTACAGATGAGCAGACGACAGGCGTTCTGCGCTACATCAAAGTGTTCTTCACACTTTTTATCAGTTCCTTTCAG GGATTTCTGGTGGCTGTGCTCTACTGCTTTGGCAATAAAGAG GTGCAGGCAGAGCTAAAGAGGAAGGTGGGCAGGTGGAGAATGGCGACAGAGACTGTATGCTGTGGACAGTGA
- the LOC143419957 gene encoding uncharacterized protein LOC143419957, translating to MNHYTSGVILYGERELIRRQSLSKVNFDNYRAVLSFVNIGNIHWKFLYINADDSCLYLVDPSRNSLEQEESDRAAKRFREYFKMRMTCYNKTDWVNVRLRGGVLTHPFQRDGSS from the exons ATGAACCACTACACGAGCGGTGTGATCCTCTATGGAGAGAGAGAACTAATCAGGAGACAAAGCTTGtccaag GTGAACTTTGACAACTACAGAGCCGTTTTATCCTTTGTGAACATTGGAAATATACACTGGAAGTTTCTG TACATAAATGCAGATGACAGCTGTCTGTATTTGGTCGATCCTTCAAGAAACTCTTTGGAGCAGGAAGAGTCTGACCGTGCAGCCAAAAGATTCCG TGAATACTTCAAAATGAGGATGACATGCTACAACAAAACAGACTGGGTGAATGTGAGACTTCGAGGAGGAGTACTGACACATCCATTTCAACGGGATGGTTCTAGCTGA